A single Pseudanabaenaceae cyanobacterium SKYG29 DNA region contains:
- a CDS encoding ATP-dependent Clp protease ATP-binding subunit, whose translation MFERFTEKAIKVIMLAQEEARRLGHNFVGTEQILLGLIGEGTGVAAKVLKSMGVNLKDARIEVEKIIGRGSGFVAVEIPFTPRAKRVLELSLEEARQLGHNYIGTEHLLLGLIREGEGVAARVLENLGVDLGKVRTQVIRMLGETAEVSVGGNSGRTKTPTLDEFGSNLTQLAAEGKLDPVVGREKEIERVIQILGRRTKNNPVLIGEPGVGKTAIAEGLAQRIANKDVPDILEDKRVVTLDIGLLVAGTKYRGEFEERLKKIMDEIRSAGNVILVIDEVHTLIGAGAAEGAIDAANILKPALARGELQCIGATTLDEYRKHIERDAALERRFQPVMVGEPSVEETIEILFGLRERYEQHHKLKISDAALVAAAQLSDRYISDRYLPDKAIDLIDEASSRVRLINSQLPPAAKELDKELRKVMKEKDEAVRAQDFERAGALRDREIEIKQQIRAITQAKKAEAAQSDVVPVVTEEDIAYIVSSWTGIHVNKLTESESAMLLQMEDTLHKRVIGQDEAVRAISRAIRRARVGLKNPNRPIASFIFSGPTGVGKTELTKALAAYFFGSEEAMIRLDMSEYMERHTVSKLIGSPPGYVGYNEGGQLTEAVRRRPYTVVLFDEIEKAHPDVFNLLLQILEDGRLTDSKGRTIDFKNTLIVMTSNIGSKVIEKGGGGLGFEFSENEEESHYNRIRSLVNEELKNYFRPEFLNRVDEIIVFRQLTVDEVKQIAELMLSEVYKRMAEKGITLTVTERFKDLLVREGYNPSYGARPLRRAIMRLLEDSLAEEILTGKVVEGATVVVDVDDDGKVFVTSEKKTVEGSDNNLQLLPSA comes from the coding sequence ATGTTTGAACGCTTTACAGAAAAGGCTATCAAGGTCATCATGCTGGCTCAGGAAGAAGCGCGCCGGCTGGGGCACAATTTTGTGGGCACGGAGCAGATTCTCTTGGGCTTGATTGGAGAAGGTACTGGCGTTGCTGCCAAAGTCCTGAAATCTATGGGGGTCAACCTCAAGGATGCCAGAATTGAAGTAGAAAAAATTATCGGGCGCGGTTCTGGATTTGTCGCGGTAGAGATTCCCTTCACTCCGAGAGCAAAACGAGTGTTAGAGTTATCCCTGGAAGAAGCGCGGCAACTTGGGCACAACTACATCGGTACGGAACATCTCCTGTTAGGTCTAATTCGGGAAGGGGAAGGTGTAGCAGCCAGAGTCCTGGAGAATTTGGGCGTAGATTTGGGCAAAGTCCGCACGCAGGTCATCAGAATGCTAGGTGAAACGGCAGAAGTATCTGTGGGTGGCAATAGCGGCAGGACGAAGACCCCTACACTGGACGAATTTGGTTCTAATCTCACCCAACTGGCGGCGGAGGGCAAGCTAGACCCCGTGGTGGGACGGGAAAAGGAAATTGAACGGGTGATCCAAATTCTCGGTCGTCGTACCAAAAATAACCCTGTCCTCATTGGGGAACCAGGGGTAGGTAAAACTGCCATTGCTGAGGGTTTAGCTCAACGCATTGCCAACAAAGATGTCCCCGATATTTTGGAAGACAAGCGGGTAGTTACCCTCGATATTGGGCTGCTGGTAGCAGGTACAAAGTACAGAGGGGAATTTGAAGAACGCCTTAAAAAGATCATGGATGAGATCCGATCGGCGGGTAATGTCATCCTGGTCATCGACGAAGTGCACACCCTGATCGGGGCGGGGGCAGCGGAAGGAGCGATCGATGCGGCTAATATCCTCAAACCTGCTCTAGCCCGTGGTGAATTGCAGTGCATTGGGGCTACTACCCTAGATGAATACCGCAAGCATATTGAACGGGATGCAGCCTTGGAGCGGCGCTTCCAACCTGTTATGGTGGGTGAGCCTTCGGTAGAAGAAACGATCGAGATTCTCTTTGGTCTGCGGGAGCGCTACGAACAGCACCACAAATTAAAGATTTCTGACGCCGCCCTCGTGGCAGCTGCCCAACTGTCCGATCGGTATATCTCTGACCGTTATCTGCCTGACAAGGCGATCGACTTGATTGATGAGGCTAGTTCCCGTGTTCGTCTAATCAACTCCCAGCTCCCGCCAGCAGCCAAGGAACTAGACAAGGAACTGCGCAAGGTGATGAAAGAGAAAGATGAGGCGGTAAGGGCGCAGGATTTTGAGCGGGCAGGTGCTCTCAGGGATAGAGAGATTGAAATCAAGCAACAGATTCGGGCGATTACCCAAGCCAAGAAGGCAGAGGCAGCCCAATCTGATGTGGTGCCTGTGGTAACAGAAGAGGATATTGCCTACATTGTCAGCTCCTGGACAGGTATCCATGTCAACAAACTGACCGAGTCAGAGTCTGCAATGCTCCTGCAGATGGAAGACACACTCCACAAGCGGGTAATTGGGCAAGACGAGGCAGTGAGGGCAATCTCCCGTGCCATTCGCCGTGCGAGGGTTGGTTTGAAGAATCCTAACCGTCCGATCGCTAGCTTCATCTTCTCTGGTCCGACGGGTGTAGGTAAGACGGAACTAACTAAGGCGTTGGCTGCCTACTTCTTTGGCTCAGAGGAAGCCATGATTCGTCTAGATATGTCCGAGTACATGGAGCGCCATACAGTGTCTAAGCTGATTGGTTCTCCTCCTGGTTATGTGGGCTATAACGAAGGCGGGCAGTTAACAGAGGCTGTCAGACGCAGACCTTATACGGTCGTTCTCTTTGATGAGATTGAAAAAGCGCACCCTGATGTCTTTAACTTGCTCTTGCAAATCCTAGAAGATGGACGTTTGACGGACTCCAAGGGAAGAACGATCGATTTCAAGAACACTTTGATTGTCATGACTTCCAATATTGGCTCTAAGGTGATTGAGAAGGGTGGTGGTGGTCTAGGCTTTGAGTTCTCGGAAAACGAGGAAGAGTCTCACTACAACCGTATCCGCTCTCTGGTCAACGAGGAGCTGAAGAACTACTTCCGTCCTGAATTCCTCAACCGTGTGGATGAGATCATTGTCTTCCGTCAACTGACGGTAGATGAAGTTAAGCAGATTGCCGAACTCATGCTCTCTGAGGTTTACAAGCGGATGGCAGAGAAGGGCATTACTCTCACAGTGACAGAGCGGTTTAAGGATTTACTGGTACGGGAAGGTTACAATCCCAGCTACGGTGCGCGTCCCTTGCGCCGTGCCATTATGCGCCTGCTAGAAGACTCTCTGGCAGAGGAAATTCTCACAGGTAAGGTGGTAGAAGGGGCAACTGTGGTTGTGGATGTGGATGACGATGGTAAGGTGTTTGTTACCAGCGAGAAAAAAACTGTAGAAGGTTCAGACAATAACCTGCAACTGCTTCCTTCTGCTTAG